In one Paraburkholderia azotifigens genomic region, the following are encoded:
- a CDS encoding DEAD/DEAH box helicase, translated as MTSALSSAGTMADPLAGFHPAVAGWFRKTFPAPTDAQAAAWPLIRNGRHTLVAAPTGSGKTLTAFLAALDELVRDGLAHGGALPDETLVVYVSPLKALSNDIRINLQTPLEGIANELAQRGLPVPDIRTAVRTGDTTQQERNALKKRAPHILVTTPESLYVLLGSASGRKMLATVRTVIVDEIHAMAGGKRGSHLALSLERLDALCGRRLPRIGLSATQKPIEAVARFLAGGISPDSDEPADCAIVDVGHVRERDLALEIPPVPLEAVMSNEAWELVYNRLAELVAMHRTTLVFVNTRRMAERVARHLTERLGKASVAAHHGSLAKEHRFDAEQRLKRGELRVLIATASLELGIDIGDVDLVCQMGSPRAIAPFLQRVGRSGHHVGGMPKGRLFPASRDDLIECAALLDCVRRGELDLLHIPRAPLDVLAQQIVAEVCNAEWSEDALFDLFRRAAPYVTLEREQYDAVLRMLAEGYTSRHGPRAAYVHRDAVNGTLRGRRGAQLYAVTSGGTIPENADYAVILEPQGLNIGTVNEDFAVESLAGDVFQLGNASYRIMRVESGRVRVEDAQGQPPNIPFWLGEAPGRSDELSAGVARLRAEIGQRLAEAKVAPSVAAQAETLTDPHDAVATLAEQQATATTLDLEPAIAWLAEQSKLPESAARQIVEYLARARQTLGALPTRDTLVMERFFDESGGTQLVIHTPYGSRVNRAWGLALRKRFCRTFNFELQAAATEDAIVLSLTGAHSFALDEVWRYLRSATAEHVLIQALLDAPLFGVRWRWNATTALALPRYTGGRKTPPPLQRMRSDDLLATVFPDQAACLENIVGERELPHHPLVDQTLDDCLHEAMDTEAWLALLRRIESGQIQLVSRDLPAPSPLAAEILTARPYAFLDDAPIEERRTQAVLNRRYTTGLESADDLGALDADAIASVGEEAWPQVRNTDEMHEALTGLACITESEAQRNEGWPAWLAELAKTGHATRMQVAQHDALWLPAERLTSLRAIYPHAEIEPAIRAPRGFDEAWTEDEALVDVVRARLTGFGPLPLSLIARALALPASTVAQALTRLEAEGYVMRGRFTPGALEEQWCERHLLARIHRYTVRRLRREIEPVERHDFMRFLFAWQRLTPDTRGEGRDALAAVLDQMEGFQTAASAWEEDLLPARLKDYSITSLDELCRAGKIVWMRLTDRARGASGPVRSTPIVLLARRALPVWTALLDTSKQPELSPKAQMVLDALTQHGAMFFDELSGDVHLLRVELETALGELVAAGLVNSDSFAGLRALLKPVAKRNASYFPSRRPRGAGALIGGMDDAGRWALLRRRPVAAAPEEGAAAPPSPARRAASFEPEVLEHVAMTLLRRYGVVFWRLLEREAEWLPPWRDLLRVYQRLEARGQVRGGRFVNGLAGEQFALPEAIPLLRETRRHANDGAFVCVAGTDPLNLVGTLLPGNKVPAVAGNRVLYRDGVPVASLVSGEFNLPDDADGETKQLMRMRLARRY; from the coding sequence ATGACCTCCGCCCTCTCTTCCGCCGGAACGATGGCCGACCCGCTGGCGGGGTTTCACCCCGCCGTCGCGGGCTGGTTCCGCAAAACCTTTCCCGCGCCGACAGACGCGCAGGCCGCCGCGTGGCCGCTGATCCGCAACGGCCGGCACACGCTCGTCGCCGCGCCGACGGGTTCGGGCAAGACGCTGACCGCCTTTCTCGCCGCGCTCGATGAACTCGTGCGCGACGGACTCGCGCACGGCGGCGCACTGCCCGATGAAACGCTCGTGGTCTACGTATCGCCGCTGAAAGCGCTGTCGAACGATATCCGCATCAATCTGCAAACGCCGCTCGAAGGCATCGCGAACGAACTCGCGCAACGCGGCCTGCCCGTGCCCGATATCCGCACCGCCGTGCGCACGGGCGACACGACCCAGCAGGAGCGCAACGCACTGAAAAAGCGCGCGCCGCATATCCTCGTGACGACGCCGGAATCGCTGTACGTGCTGCTCGGCTCGGCGTCGGGCCGCAAGATGCTCGCGACGGTGCGAACCGTGATCGTCGACGAAATTCACGCGATGGCGGGCGGCAAGCGCGGCAGCCATCTCGCGCTGTCGCTCGAACGGCTCGACGCGCTGTGCGGACGGCGCCTGCCGCGCATCGGCCTGTCGGCGACACAAAAGCCGATCGAAGCCGTCGCGCGTTTTCTGGCGGGCGGCATCAGCCCGGACAGCGACGAACCCGCAGACTGCGCGATCGTCGATGTCGGCCACGTACGCGAGCGCGATCTCGCGCTGGAAATACCGCCCGTGCCGCTCGAAGCGGTGATGTCGAACGAAGCGTGGGAGCTCGTCTACAACCGGCTCGCCGAACTCGTCGCGATGCATCGCACCACGCTCGTGTTCGTCAACACGCGACGCATGGCGGAACGCGTCGCGCGTCATCTGACCGAGCGCCTCGGCAAGGCATCCGTCGCCGCGCATCACGGCAGTCTCGCGAAAGAACACCGCTTCGATGCCGAACAGCGTCTGAAGCGTGGCGAGCTGCGCGTGCTGATTGCAACGGCATCGCTGGAACTGGGCATCGATATCGGCGACGTCGATCTCGTTTGCCAGATGGGTTCGCCGCGTGCGATCGCGCCGTTTCTGCAGCGTGTCGGGCGTTCGGGCCATCATGTAGGCGGCATGCCGAAGGGGCGGCTTTTTCCCGCTTCGCGCGACGATCTGATCGAATGCGCGGCGCTGCTCGATTGCGTGCGGCGCGGCGAACTCGATCTGCTGCATATTCCGCGCGCGCCGCTCGACGTGCTCGCGCAGCAGATCGTCGCCGAAGTCTGCAATGCCGAATGGAGCGAGGACGCGCTGTTCGACCTGTTCCGCCGCGCCGCGCCGTACGTCACGCTCGAACGCGAGCAGTACGATGCCGTGCTGCGCATGCTCGCCGAGGGCTACACGAGCCGTCACGGCCCGCGCGCCGCCTACGTGCATCGCGACGCCGTCAACGGCACGCTGCGCGGGCGGCGCGGCGCGCAGCTGTATGCGGTGACGTCGGGCGGCACGATTCCCGAGAACGCCGATTACGCGGTGATCCTGGAACCGCAAGGACTCAACATCGGCACGGTGAACGAAGACTTCGCCGTCGAAAGTCTCGCGGGCGACGTGTTCCAGCTCGGCAATGCGTCGTACCGGATCATGCGCGTCGAGAGCGGCCGCGTGCGCGTCGAAGATGCGCAAGGCCAGCCACCGAACATTCCGTTCTGGCTCGGCGAAGCGCCGGGGCGCAGCGACGAGTTGTCGGCGGGCGTGGCACGGCTGCGCGCGGAAATCGGGCAGCGGCTGGCAGAAGCGAAGGTCGCGCCGTCTGTCGCTGCACAGGCCGAAACATTGACTGATCCGCACGACGCCGTCGCGACACTCGCCGAACAGCAGGCAACAGCCACCACGCTCGATCTCGAACCCGCCATCGCATGGCTCGCAGAACAATCGAAGTTGCCTGAATCCGCCGCGCGGCAGATCGTCGAGTATCTGGCGCGCGCGCGTCAGACGCTCGGCGCGCTGCCGACGCGCGACACGCTCGTGATGGAGCGCTTCTTCGACGAATCGGGCGGCACGCAACTCGTGATTCACACGCCGTATGGCAGCCGCGTGAACCGCGCGTGGGGACTCGCACTGCGCAAGCGCTTTTGCCGCACGTTCAATTTCGAACTGCAGGCGGCCGCGACGGAAGATGCGATCGTGCTGTCGCTGACGGGCGCGCACAGCTTCGCGCTCGACGAAGTGTGGCGCTATCTGCGTTCGGCGACAGCCGAACACGTGCTGATCCAGGCGCTGCTCGACGCACCGCTGTTCGGCGTGCGCTGGCGCTGGAACGCGACGACGGCGCTCGCGTTGCCGCGTTACACGGGCGGCCGCAAGACGCCGCCGCCGTTGCAGCGCATGCGCAGCGACGATCTGCTCGCCACCGTGTTTCCCGATCAGGCCGCGTGCCTCGAAAACATCGTCGGCGAGCGCGAGTTGCCGCATCATCCCCTTGTCGATCAGACGCTCGACGACTGTCTGCACGAAGCAATGGATACGGAAGCCTGGCTCGCGCTGCTGCGGCGGATCGAAAGCGGCCAGATTCAACTCGTTTCGCGCGATCTGCCCGCGCCCTCGCCGCTTGCCGCCGAAATCCTGACGGCCAGGCCGTATGCGTTTCTCGACGATGCGCCCATCGAGGAGCGCCGCACGCAAGCCGTGCTGAATCGCCGCTATACGACGGGCCTCGAGTCCGCCGACGATCTCGGCGCGCTCGATGCCGATGCCATCGCGAGTGTCGGCGAGGAAGCGTGGCCGCAAGTGCGCAATACCGACGAAATGCACGAAGCGCTGACGGGCCTCGCGTGCATCACGGAGAGCGAGGCGCAACGCAACGAAGGCTGGCCCGCCTGGCTCGCTGAACTCGCGAAGACGGGTCACGCGACGCGCATGCAGGTCGCGCAGCACGACGCATTGTGGCTGCCCGCGGAGCGCCTGACGTCGCTGCGGGCGATCTATCCGCACGCGGAGATCGAACCGGCGATCCGTGCGCCCAGGGGTTTCGACGAAGCCTGGACGGAAGACGAGGCACTCGTCGACGTGGTGCGCGCGCGGCTCACGGGCTTCGGGCCGCTGCCGCTGTCGTTGATCGCGCGCGCGCTGGCGCTGCCCGCGTCTACCGTCGCGCAGGCGCTGACGCGGCTCGAAGCGGAAGGCTATGTGATGCGCGGCCGTTTCACGCCCGGCGCGCTCGAAGAACAATGGTGCGAGCGGCATCTGCTTGCGCGCATCCATCGCTATACGGTGCGGCGTTTGCGCCGCGAGATCGAGCCCGTCGAGCGGCACGACTTCATGCGCTTCCTGTTCGCGTGGCAGCGTCTCACACCCGACACGCGCGGTGAAGGGCGCGACGCGCTCGCCGCCGTGCTCGATCAGATGGAAGGTTTTCAGACGGCAGCGAGCGCGTGGGAAGAAGACCTCCTGCCCGCACGCCTCAAGGACTATTCGATCACGTCGCTCGACGAACTGTGCCGCGCGGGCAAGATCGTCTGGATGCGGCTCACGGACCGCGCGCGCGGCGCGAGCGGTCCGGTGCGCAGCACGCCCATCGTGCTGTTGGCGCGCCGCGCGCTGCCCGTGTGGACCGCGCTGCTCGATACGTCGAAGCAGCCGGAACTGTCGCCGAAAGCGCAGATGGTCCTGGACGCATTGACGCAGCATGGCGCGATGTTCTTCGACGAACTGTCGGGCGACGTGCATCTGTTGCGCGTCGAACTGGAAACCGCGCTCGGCGAACTGGTCGCAGCGGGACTCGTCAATTCGGACAGCTTCGCGGGCTTGCGTGCGCTGCTGAAGCCCGTCGCGAAGCGCAACGCGTCGTACTTTCCGAGCCGTCGTCCACGCGGCGCTGGTGCGCTGATCGGTGGGATGGACGATGCGGGACGCTGGGCGCTGTTGCGGCGGCGGCCCGTCGCGGCTGCGCCCGAAGAAGGTGCAGCGGCTCCCCCCTCGCCTGCCCGCCGCGCGGCATCGTTCGAACCCGAGGTGCTCGAGCATGTCGCGATGACTCTGTTGCGGCGCTATGGCGTCGTCTTCTGGCGTCTGCTCGAACGCGAAGCCGAATGGCTGCCGCCGTGGCGCGATCTGCTGCGCGTGTACCAGCGGCTCGAAGCCCGCGGCCAGGTGCGCGGCGGACGCTTCGTCAACGGTCTCGCGGGTGAGCAGTTCGCGCTGCCCGAAGCCATTCCGTTGCTGCGCGAAACACGCCGGCATGCGAACGACGGTGCTTTTGTCTGCGTCGCGGGCACCGATCCGCTGAATCTCGTCGGCACGCTGCTGCCGGGGAACAAGGTGCCCGCCGTTGCGGGCAATCGCGTGCTGTATCGCGACGGCGTACCCGTTGCGTCGCTCGTATCGGGCGAATTCAATCTGCCCGACGATGCCGACGGCGAAACGAAGCAGCTGATGCGCATGCGTCTCGCGCGGCGCTACTAG
- a CDS encoding aldo/keto reductase, which yields MRYNQLGRTGVFVSELCLGTMTFGGTGGIWQHIGDLQQSDAERLIGRAIDAGINFIDTADVYSSGVSEQITGQALKNLKVPRDSVVVATKVFGQTGDFANARGASRYHIMDGIKASLQRLQLDHVDLYQIHGFDPATPIEETLRALDTLVQHGHVRYIGVSNWAAWQIVKALGISERLGLARFDTLQAYYTIAGRDLERELVPMLRSEGLGLMVWSPLAGGLLSGKYGREQQGEAGSRRTTFDFPPVNRDRAFDCVDAMRVIADRAGVSVAQIALAWLLHQRAVMSVIVGARRVEQLDDNIAACGVQLGADELAALDEVSALPAEYPGWMLERQGEPRREQIAQGRFGL from the coding sequence ATGCGATACAACCAGCTTGGCCGTACTGGCGTCTTCGTGTCGGAACTGTGCCTCGGCACGATGACATTTGGCGGCACGGGTGGCATCTGGCAGCACATCGGCGACTTGCAGCAGAGCGATGCCGAGCGTCTGATTGGCCGCGCGATCGACGCGGGCATCAATTTCATCGATACGGCCGATGTGTATTCATCGGGCGTGTCGGAGCAGATCACGGGTCAGGCGCTGAAGAACCTCAAGGTGCCGCGCGATTCCGTCGTCGTGGCGACGAAGGTGTTCGGCCAGACGGGCGACTTCGCGAATGCGCGCGGCGCGTCGCGCTACCACATCATGGACGGCATCAAGGCGAGCTTGCAGCGCCTGCAGCTCGATCACGTCGATCTGTACCAGATCCATGGTTTCGATCCTGCGACGCCGATTGAAGAGACGTTGCGTGCGCTCGATACGCTCGTGCAGCATGGACATGTCCGCTATATCGGCGTGTCGAACTGGGCTGCGTGGCAGATCGTGAAGGCGCTTGGCATCTCCGAGCGGCTGGGTCTTGCGCGCTTCGACACGTTGCAGGCGTACTACACGATCGCGGGGCGCGATCTGGAGCGCGAGCTTGTGCCGATGCTGCGAAGCGAAGGGCTGGGGTTGATGGTATGGAGTCCGCTGGCGGGTGGTTTGCTGAGCGGCAAGTATGGGCGCGAGCAGCAGGGCGAGGCGGGCAGCCGCCGCACGACGTTTGACTTTCCGCCTGTGAATCGGGACCGGGCGTTTGATTGCGTGGACGCGATGCGTGTGATTGCCGATCGTGCGGGGGTGTCTGTTGCACAGATTGCGCTGGCCTGGCTGTTGCATCAGCGTGCTGTGATGAGTGTCATCGTTGGCGCCAGGCGCGTTGAGCAGCTTGATGACAATATTGCTGCGTGTGGTGTGCAGCTTGGCGCTGACGAGCTTGCTGCGCTCGATGAGGTTAGCGCTTTGCCTGCGGAATATCCTGGATGGATGTTGGAGCGGCAAGGGGAGCCGCGGCGGGAGCAGATTGCACAGGGGCGGTTTGGTTTGTGA
- a CDS encoding IS5 family transposase, protein MTQLGLGLDLSTKRTRKREFLDEMTRVVPWQKLIALIEPHYPKGKTGRPPFPIQTMLRIHFMQQWFSLSDPAMEEALHDIPLYREFALLGTGMTRLPDESTILRFRHLLEAHELSARMLATVNEILQAKGLMLKAGSAVDATLISAPSSTKKAGTRDPEMSQTQKGGSWYFGMKAHIGVDVESGLVHTVKCTPANVHDITVAHELLHGDEEVAFADAGYVGIEKRGETGAVQWHVAMRPSKRRKLDKSKRLDRIYEKVERLKAGVRAKVEHPFRVLKCQFGYLKARYRGMAKNTAQIETQFALINLWLARGVLGKAK, encoded by the coding sequence ATGACACAACTTGGTCTTGGTCTGGATCTGTCGACGAAGCGCACCCGCAAGCGCGAGTTTCTCGATGAGATGACGCGCGTGGTGCCGTGGCAGAAGCTGATTGCGCTCATCGAACCGCACTATCCGAAAGGCAAGACTGGCCGCCCGCCTTTTCCGATCCAGACGATGCTTCGCATTCACTTCATGCAACAATGGTTCAGCCTCTCGGACCCGGCGATGGAGGAGGCGCTGCACGACATCCCGCTGTACCGGGAGTTCGCGCTGCTGGGCACGGGCATGACGCGCCTGCCTGACGAGAGCACGATCCTGCGATTCCGGCACCTGCTTGAGGCCCATGAGCTGTCGGCCAGAATGCTGGCGACGGTCAACGAGATCCTGCAGGCGAAGGGCCTGATGCTCAAGGCGGGCTCGGCGGTCGACGCAACGCTGATTTCGGCACCCAGTTCGACGAAGAAGGCTGGCACGCGAGACCCGGAGATGAGCCAGACGCAAAAGGGCGGCAGCTGGTACTTCGGTATGAAGGCGCACATCGGAGTCGATGTGGAGTCGGGGCTGGTGCATACCGTCAAGTGCACGCCGGCAAATGTTCACGACATCACGGTGGCGCATGAACTGTTGCACGGCGACGAGGAGGTTGCGTTTGCCGATGCGGGCTACGTGGGCATCGAGAAGCGAGGCGAAACGGGGGCGGTCCAGTGGCACGTGGCGATGAGGCCGAGCAAGCGAAGAAAGCTGGACAAAAGCAAGCGGCTCGACAGAATCTACGAGAAAGTCGAGCGGCTCAAGGCGGGCGTGCGGGCGAAGGTTGAGCACCCGTTTCGGGTGCTCAAATGTCAGTTCGGCTATCTGAAGGCGCGGTATCGAGGCATGGCGAAGAACACGGCGCAGATCGAAACGCAGTTCGCGCTGATCAATCTCTGGTTGGCTCGCGGGGTGCTCGGTAAAGCGAAATGA
- the pelG gene encoding exopolysaccharide Pel transporter PelG has product MAGIGFELRKMLRRNTLLGLMQAYTYAGLIGAGPWVLSIVGILLIGVLSIPFVLPTGLITQFQVSVTYLISLSLVLTGPLQLAYTRFTSDRLFEKRRDLVLPNFHAVMFIVTAASTVLGGCAVVFLFAQQTAAYRLLMLAGFVVMGNIWIATIFLSGMKQYMSIIVVFFIGYAVTTGAALTLNMFGLTGLLSGFVIGQTVLLMGLLALIYRDYHSDHFISFEMFRKEYRYPSLMLTGFFYNLGIWADKFMFWYSPGTGQPVIGPLRASIIYDIPVFLAYLAIIPGMAVFLMRIETDFVEYYDAFYDAVREGASLQHIERMRNAMVEALRNGIWEIMKVQAIAAMMLFAAGTILLQWLQISTLYLPLLYIDVIAASMQVVFMGTINVFFYLDKRKIVLFLVGLFVVLNVVLTAVTLSLNPGFYGYGFAGSLLVVVLVSLYLLDRKLDSLEYETFMLQ; this is encoded by the coding sequence ATGGCGGGGATTGGTTTCGAACTGCGCAAGATGCTCCGGCGCAACACGCTGCTGGGGCTGATGCAGGCGTACACGTATGCAGGTCTGATTGGCGCGGGACCATGGGTGCTGTCGATCGTCGGCATTCTGCTGATCGGCGTGCTGAGCATTCCGTTCGTGCTGCCGACGGGACTCATCACGCAGTTTCAGGTATCCGTCACGTATCTGATTTCGTTGTCGCTGGTGCTGACGGGGCCGCTGCAGCTCGCGTACACGCGCTTCACGTCCGACCGTTTGTTCGAAAAGCGGCGCGACCTGGTGCTGCCGAATTTTCACGCGGTGATGTTCATCGTGACGGCTGCTTCGACTGTGCTCGGCGGTTGCGCGGTGGTGTTTCTGTTTGCGCAGCAGACGGCGGCTTACCGGCTGCTGATGCTGGCGGGCTTTGTCGTGATGGGGAATATCTGGATCGCGACGATCTTTCTGTCGGGCATGAAGCAGTACATGTCGATCATCGTCGTGTTTTTCATCGGTTATGCGGTGACGACGGGTGCGGCGTTGACGCTGAACATGTTCGGCCTGACGGGCTTGCTGTCGGGTTTCGTGATTGGGCAAACGGTATTGCTGATGGGCCTGCTCGCCCTGATCTACCGCGATTACCACAGCGACCATTTCATTTCGTTCGAGATGTTTCGCAAGGAGTATCGCTATCCGTCGCTGATGTTGACCGGGTTTTTCTACAACCTCGGCATCTGGGCCGACAAGTTCATGTTCTGGTATTCGCCGGGGACGGGGCAGCCGGTGATCGGGCCGCTGCGCGCATCGATCATCTATGACATTCCGGTGTTTCTCGCGTATCTCGCGATTATTCCTGGTATGGCTGTTTTCCTGATGCGCATTGAAACTGACTTCGTCGAGTACTATGACGCGTTTTATGACGCTGTGCGCGAAGGTGCTTCTTTGCAGCATATCGAGCGGATGCGCAACGCGATGGTCGAGGCTCTGCGCAATGGTATCTGGGAGATCATGAAGGTGCAGGCCATCGCTGCGATGATGTTGTTCGCTGCCGGTACCATCCTGCTGCAATGGCTGCAGATTTCTACGCTGTATCTGCCCTTGCTTTATATCGATGTGATTGCCGCCAGTATGCAAGTCGTGTTTATGGGCACCATCAATGTGTTCTTTTATCTCGACAAGCGGAAGATTGTTCTGTTTCTTGTCGGTTTGTTTGTTGTTCTTAATGTCGTGCTGACGGCTGTTACGTTGTCTTTGAATCCCGGTTTTTATGGGTATGGGTTTGCTGGCTCCCTCCTTGTTGTTGTGCTCGTCAGTCTTTATCTTCTTGATCGGAAGCTTGATTCTTTGGAGTATGAGACTTTTATGTTGCAATGA
- the pelF gene encoding GT4 family glycosyltransferase PelF: MFSSNTPSLPDADSADIALLLEGTFPYVSGGVSSWVNQIIRAFPEYSFALCFLGSRPQDYPKMQYALPDNVVHLENHYLYDFAPQPLVQKQRGDASAFMRSAHLHDALRNPAMRHAAGRMLKDMLEDLRPGGALGEDAFLYSKEAWHYLTDQYRQFCTDPSFVDYFWTVRIMHKPLWQLAKIADGLPRVKMFHTVSTGYAGFLGALARYRHARPLLVSEHGIYTKERKIDLFQSEWIRDNRSIFERDVSQIGYFRDLWVRFFETLGHVCYDAAQDIIALYEGNRQRQILDGAPEARTASIPNGVNLPKLAPLRAQRAAGVPKTLCLIGRVVPIKDIKTFIRAMLTVVRRMPEAEAWIAGPENEDPSYAAECHALVESLGLQDKVKFLGFQKIDELLPKCGVLVLSSISEALPLVVLEGFAAGVPSVTTDVGSCRQLIHGLEGDDAALGAAGRVVQIADPRALAEAALDLLDEDNWRAAQQAGIARVERFYTQEQMVGSYRDLYARLTAQADLADPPASEAGLMQMPH, translated from the coding sequence ATGTTTTCATCGAATACGCCCTCGCTGCCGGATGCGGATTCCGCCGATATCGCCCTGTTGCTCGAAGGCACGTTCCCGTATGTGAGCGGCGGCGTGTCGAGCTGGGTCAACCAGATCATCCGCGCGTTTCCCGAGTATTCGTTTGCGCTGTGCTTTCTGGGCAGCCGTCCGCAGGACTATCCGAAGATGCAGTACGCGCTGCCGGATAACGTCGTGCATCTGGAGAACCACTATCTGTACGATTTCGCGCCGCAGCCGCTCGTGCAGAAGCAGCGCGGCGACGCGTCCGCGTTCATGCGTTCCGCGCATCTGCACGACGCGCTGCGCAATCCCGCGATGCGTCACGCGGCGGGCCGCATGCTGAAGGACATGCTGGAGGACTTGCGTCCGGGCGGCGCACTGGGCGAAGACGCATTTCTCTATTCGAAGGAAGCCTGGCACTATCTGACCGATCAGTACCGGCAGTTCTGCACGGACCCGTCGTTCGTCGATTACTTCTGGACCGTGCGCATCATGCACAAGCCGCTTTGGCAGCTCGCCAAGATCGCCGACGGCCTGCCGCGTGTGAAGATGTTCCATACGGTATCGACGGGTTATGCGGGCTTTCTCGGCGCGCTCGCGCGCTATCGTCACGCGCGTCCGCTGCTGGTGTCGGAGCACGGCATCTATACGAAGGAACGCAAGATCGATCTGTTCCAGAGCGAGTGGATACGCGATAACCGCAGCATCTTCGAGCGCGACGTGTCGCAGATCGGTTATTTCCGCGACCTGTGGGTGCGCTTTTTCGAAACGCTCGGCCATGTGTGCTACGACGCCGCACAAGACATCATCGCGCTTTACGAAGGCAACCGTCAGCGGCAGATTCTGGACGGCGCGCCCGAAGCCAGGACGGCCAGCATTCCGAACGGCGTCAATTTGCCGAAGCTCGCGCCGCTGCGTGCGCAGCGTGCGGCCGGCGTGCCCAAGACGCTGTGCCTGATCGGCCGCGTCGTGCCCATCAAGGACATCAAGACCTTCATTCGCGCGATGCTGACCGTCGTGCGCCGCATGCCGGAAGCAGAAGCGTGGATTGCCGGTCCGGAGAACGAAGATCCATCGTATGCAGCCGAATGCCATGCGCTCGTCGAGAGCCTTGGTTTGCAGGACAAGGTGAAGTTTCTCGGCTTCCAGAAGATCGACGAGTTGCTGCCGAAATGCGGCGTGCTCGTGCTCAGTTCGATTTCGGAGGCGCTGCCGCTCGTCGTGCTCGAAGGCTTCGCGGCGGGCGTGCCGTCCGTGACGACGGACGTGGGCTCGTGCCGGCAGTTGATCCACGGGCTCGAAGGCGACGATGCGGCGCTCGGCGCGGCGGGCCGCGTGGTGCAGATCGCCGATCCGCGCGCGCTCGCTGAAGCCGCGCTCGATCTGCTCGACGAAGACAACTGGCGTGCCGCGCAGCAGGCGGGCATCGCGCGCGTCGAGCGCTTCTACACGCAGGAGCAGATGGTCGGCTCATATCGCGATCTGTATGCAAGGCTCACGGCGCAAGCGGATCTCGCCGATCCGCCCGCATCGGAAGCCGGTCTGATGCAGATGCCTCACTGA
- a CDS encoding PelD GGDEF domain-containing protein, with amino-acid sequence MNTQANEHAAPRGRHRRRQAQSVGAGSWWARVIAPPRGSAHRRAIAALETIVATLIAIAICWAFDHDDPLLVKSGFGWIWIVPLVIALRYGSIAGVFSGLILLATWYALYPQYGGPSAPVSLAHALSAPPATRVFPVSFFLGGFVVTMLCGQFGDIWITRLRQGRIANDYLAERLSILTRNQFMLRISHERLEQDLLGRPATLRDSLARLRTVILNHEPTDAQHGIVDLRGAQPFLEAAAQACQIESASVHAWRGGKPSTAVAASIGAPSAFEPDDPLVREALDTRTLVHVESRTNQDASISRYVAVVPLIDAQKNPVGVLAVERMPFLALTRDNLQFLLVLCNFYADGVQHAVVTRDTLAAFPACPHTFALDYARLVHLKRDTQVQSSIVALAFHNDERGNMLFEHVLRTRRALDVQWPLRDERCRVVLTLMPLSGDSAVDGYLLRIEENLRAQYGVDFEAARVAVHSMAVPADEPVAALRRLLERCDVRF; translated from the coding sequence ATGAACACGCAGGCCAACGAACACGCCGCGCCGCGCGGGCGCCACCGGCGCCGCCAGGCGCAAAGCGTCGGTGCGGGCTCCTGGTGGGCGCGCGTGATCGCGCCGCCGCGCGGCTCCGCGCATCGCCGCGCGATCGCCGCGCTGGAGACCATCGTCGCGACGCTGATCGCCATCGCCATCTGCTGGGCGTTCGATCACGACGATCCGCTGCTGGTCAAGAGCGGCTTCGGCTGGATCTGGATCGTGCCGCTCGTGATCGCGCTGCGCTATGGATCGATAGCGGGCGTGTTCTCGGGACTCATATTGCTCGCAACCTGGTATGCGCTGTATCCGCAATACGGCGGCCCATCCGCGCCCGTTTCGCTCGCCCATGCGTTGAGCGCGCCGCCGGCGACGCGGGTCTTCCCCGTCAGCTTTTTCCTTGGCGGCTTCGTCGTCACGATGCTGTGCGGGCAGTTCGGCGATATCTGGATCACGCGGCTTCGCCAGGGCCGCATCGCCAACGACTATCTCGCCGAGCGTCTGTCGATCCTCACGCGCAACCAGTTCATGCTGCGCATCTCGCACGAACGGCTCGAACAGGATCTGCTCGGCCGACCCGCGACGCTGCGCGATTCGCTCGCGCGGCTGCGCACGGTGATCCTCAATCATGAGCCGACGGATGCGCAGCACGGCATCGTCGATCTGCGCGGCGCGCAGCCGTTTCTCGAAGCGGCGGCGCAGGCGTGCCAGATCGAAAGCGCGAGCGTGCACGCCTGGCGCGGCGGCAAGCCTTCGACGGCCGTGGCGGCATCGATCGGCGCGCCGTCCGCGTTCGAGCCCGACGATCCCCTCGTGCGCGAAGCGCTCGACACACGCACGCTGGTTCATGTCGAATCGAGGACGAATCAGGACGCGTCGATCAGCCGGTATGTCGCCGTCGTGCCGTTGATCGACGCGCAGAAGAATCCCGTCGGCGTGCTCGCCGTCGAGCGCATGCCGTTCCTCGCGCTCACGCGCGACAACCTGCAGTTCCTGCTGGTGCTGTGCAACTTCTACGCCGACGGCGTGCAGCACGCCGTCGTGACGCGCGACACGCTCGCTGCCTTTCCGGCCTGCCCGCATACCTTCGCGCTCGACTATGCGCGGCTCGTGCATCTGAAGCGCGATACGCAGGTGCAATCGTCGATCGTCGCGCTCGCGTTCCATAACGACGAGCGCGGCAACATGCTGTTCGAACACGTGCTGCGCACGCGGCGCGCGCTCGACGTGCAATGGCCGCTGCGCGACGAGCGGTGCCGCGTGGTGCTCACGCTGATGCCGCTGTCGGGCGATAGCGCCGTCGACGGCTATCTGCTGCGTATCGAAGAGAATCTGCGCGCGCAGTACGGCGTCGATTTCGAAGCCGCGCGCGTCGCCGTGCATTCGATGGCCGTGCCCGCCGACGAACCTGTCGCCGCCTTGCGGCGTTTGCTGGAGCGTTGCGATGTCCGCTTCTGA